The nucleotide sequence aaaagataaaattgacaaacccttagctagaataactatgaaaaaaagagagaggatccaaataaagaaaatcagaaaccaaaaggaggcattacaactgataccagagaaatagagaaatacaaaggatcattggAGACTATTAAGAACTATATGCCACGGGGCACaattgttcatgcctgtaatctcagcactttgggaggccaaggtaggcaaatcacttgaggtcaggagctcgaaaccagcctggccaacatggtggtgaaaccctgtctctactaaaaaacaacaacaacaacaacaacaaaaacccataaaaattagctgggcttggtggcatgcacctgtagccccaactactcaggaggctgaggctgagaatcattgaacctgggaggcagaggctgcagtgagccgagattgagatgcagcctgggaaacacagcaagaagaaagaggtggaagggagggaggaaggaagggaggaaggaaggaaggaaggaaggagagaaagaaagaactagtatatgccaacaaattggaaaatgtaaaagaagtaGATAAACTCATAAACACATGGAACATACTAAAATAGAGTCaggaaaaactagaaaacctaatcAGACTAATAATGAGTAACAAGGGTGAATCAGCAGTAGGAAGTATCCCAACAAACAAAAGCCCAAAACAAGATGACTTCACTGCTGGATTCTACTAAActtttaaagaactaacaccTTCTCTTCTTAAAGTATTACAAAAAGTTGAAGGGGTGggaattcttccaaactcattccaTGAGGACAGTATTATCCTGATGccaaaatcagaaaagaatacAACAAAAAGGAGAATGCTACAGGCCAATATTCgttatgaacatagatgcaaaaattctcaacaaaatgctagcaatcCAAATCcaatagcatatcaaaaagaatatacaccatgattaagtgggattGATtctagggatgcaaggatggttcaacatatggaaatcaataaatttgatatatcacatcaacagaatgaagaccAAAAagtatatgatcatctcaatagacattaaaaaatatttgatgaaattcaacatcctgCATGATATAAACTCTCAACAGTTTAGATGTAGaagaaatgtacctcaacacaatcaAGGTCacatatgacaaactcacagctaacatcatacagaatggggaaaagttgaaagcttttcaataagaactggaacaagacaaggatgcccacttttactactcttattcaacaaagtactggaagtcctagccggagcaatcaggcaagagaaaaaaataaatggcatctaaattggaaaggagaaagtctaattgtccctgtttgcagacaacatgatctttatataaaaaaactaaagattccatcaaaaaaacctcttagaactgataaacaaattcagtaatgttgcaggatacaaaaaacatataaattcagtagtgtttctacacaccaataacaaactagttgaaaaagaatcaagaaagcagtatcatttacaatagctacaacaaaataaaataccaaggaataagTTTAACCAAGGAGCTGAAGATctatacaataaaaactataaaacactgatgaaaagaaCTGAAgggaacacaaacaaatgaaaagataccCCATGTTCCTGATCTAAAAGAATTAAGATTggtaaaatgaccatactacccaaagtgatctacagagtcaatgcaatccttatcaaaataccaatgacattctttaaagaaataaaaaccaaaatcctaaaattcatatggagccacaAAAGACTCCAAACAGCCAAAACATTACtgaataaaagaacaaagctggaggtatcacactatggagcttcaaaatacactacaaaaGCATGCTAGCCAAGACAGCGTGGTACtagcataaaagcagacacacagaAGAATGAGACAGAATACAAAATCCAgatataaatccacatatttacagtcaGCTCACTTTTgagaaaggtgccaagaatatatattagagaaaagacagtctcttcaaaaaatagtgCTGCATTTGCTAGTAttgatatgcagaagaatgaactaacccctatctctcaccatatataaaaatagactCCTGATGAATTAAAGGctaaaatgtaaaacctgaaactataaagctactagaagaaaacataggaaaaatgcttcaggacattgaactgggcaataattttttttatatgtgATTTCAAAACCACGGACAATAAAAGCAGAAACAGACAAGTGTGATtatatcaaactgaaaagcttttgcacagcaaaggaaataattaacagagtgaagaggtaacttacagaatgggagaaaatatttgcaaactatacatctgactaGGTATTCATATCCAGggtataaggaactcaaacaactcaagagtgaaaaaacccaaataatccaATCACAAAAGGGaagatagactttttttttttttttttgaggcagagtctcgctctgtcacccagactgcagtgcaatggcgcaatcttggctcactacaacctcagcttcctgggttcaagtgattctcctgcctcagcctcccgagtagctgggattacagacaccctccatcacacccagctaatttttatatttttagtagagacggggtttcaccaggttggccaggctggtctctaactcctgacctcaggtgatccatccagcctcccaaagtgctgggattacaggcgtgagccaccgtgcccggccaggatgATAGACCTTatatacatttcttaaaagaaaacatacaaatgaacaacagatatataaaaacctgttcaatatcactagtcatcagggaaatgcaaatcaaaactacaatgagataaaaCATTACTCAAGTTAAAattgctattatcaaaaagacaaaagataacaattGTTGATGTGGAGAAGAGGAACACTTACACACCATTGGTGGGATTTTAAATTAGTGtgttcattatggaaaacagtatggagatttcacaaaacattaaaaacaaaactaccatagATCCAGCAATCAAAGTACTgagtatacccaaaagaaagaaaatcaacatgTTGAAGaaatctgcactcctatgtttatttcagcactattcacattagctaagatatggaatcaacctaagtgtttattaacaaattaatgaaaagcaaatatgatgtatatacaaaatagaatattattcagtaataaaaagagtgaaatcctattatttgcaacaacatggatgaacttagAAGACACTACGTTAAGTACATTAAACCATACATGATCTCACCCATAAGTGGAATCCAATAAATGGATCTCATAGAGGTACAGAATCTAGAAGACATTAAGTAGattaagccagacacagaaatacaaataccacatgatctcacccACATATGGAATCCAAAAAGtttatctcatagaagtagagaagtAGGGGTTACCAGAGACTGCTGGAGCTGGGGATAGGGTAGAGGGAGGAATGGAGAAAGACTGGCCAATGCATACAAAGTTACAATTAGGAAGAAAATGTTCTGGTGTCCTATTGCATAGCaaagtgactatagttaacaagaaTGTATAGTATATTTcagaatagctagaagagaggattttgaatgttctcaccacaaagacacgacaagtgtttgaggtgatggaaatgatcattacacaatgtatacatgtatcacgacatcacattgtaccacataaatatgtacagttattatgaggcaattaaaattcttttaaaaagctgatctcatagaagtagaaagtggaatagtggttactagaggctggtaAGGGTAGAGGGATTGCAGGGGATGAGGAGAGGTTAATCAGgtacaaaattatatttaaatagcaGCAGTAAGTTCCAGTCTTCTATTACACAGTAGGGTAACTATAATTACCAATAACATAttacatatctcaaaatagctagaaaagaggattttgaatgttctcaccttAAATGATCAATGTTTTAGGTGACACcttaatttgatcattacatattgtacacATATATCAAAGCACCATTTTGTACCCTGTAAATATGAACAATTATTACATcaatacaaagtaaaataaaacttaaaaaattgaacacaaataaaggaaatatattccatgttcaGGGATTGGAAGAATTagcattgttaaaatgttcatactacccaaagctatttacagattcaatacaatctctCTCAAGATTCTAATGTCACTTtcaacagataaagaaaaaagcaatccttaaattcatatggaatcacaaaagatctcaaatagccaaagcaatcttgagcaaaaataacaaagttagAGTCACAAtactctgatttcaaaatataaagtgaTTATAATTAAAACGTCCTGGGGCTGGCACAAAAGCGGACACATCACTCAATGGAACAGGATGGAAAGTTTGGAAATACACCCATGTGTTTATAaacaattgatttttgaaaaaggcGCCAAGAACACAGGAtgaagaaaggacagtctcttcaataaacgaTATTGAAACaagtggatatccacatgcacatGTGCGAAATTgaacccttatctcacaccatgtacaaaaacGAACTCAGATTAAAAAGTTAAACGTAAGACCTGCaactataaaactgctagaagaaaatatatgggcaaagctccatgacattgatcttggcaataatttttttgaatatgACGTAAAAAGCacagacaaaaaagcaaaaatagacaaatgggattacatcaaactaaaaagcttctgtacagcaaagaaaacagttAACAAGGTGAaggacaacccacagagtgagagaaaatatttgcaaaccaaacAGCTGATAGAGggttaataaccaaaatatataagaaattcaaacagctcaatagcaagaaaacaaataacctgatctTAAAAAAGGGGAAAGGAcctgaacaaacatttctcaaaattacATTTAAGTGGACAACAGGGAGAGTGTAGGCTTGCGCTAACTCTCTTCTTTCACCTAGTTGCACTCCTGAGAGCAAGATGGGTCACCAGCAGCTGTACTGGAGCCACTCATGAAAATTCGGTCAGGGTTCTTGCTCTTGTCGAGTCTGATCCGGAAATACGGCCTCAATATGTGCCGGCAGTGTTTCCATCAGCACGCAAAGGACATATGTTTCATTAAGTTGAACTAAGTGCTCTTCCTTGAATGGATTATCCAAGGCATCTACACAATGAAAAACCATGATAGCtctttgtacataaaataaacattaataaataaataaataaataaataaatggacaacaggtatatgaagaaatgctcagcATCTCTAATCATTGTGGAAAcgcaaattaaaccacaatgagatatcaccttacacctctttgaatggctattatcaaaaagattaaagataagtgttggcaagaatgctGAGAAAAGGAACTCATACATtattgttgggaatgtaaattagtatggcaattatggaaaactgtatggagttttctcaaaaaactaagaatagaacTACTCTATGATTCAGCAGTCCTACTTGTGGGAATATATGAAAATGGATTGTAATCAATATGTTGATGGAATAGCTGTATTACTCACAATTGCTAAATTCAGTCTAAGTGTCCATCAttcagatgaatggacaaagaaaatgtgatctataaatacaatggaatacaatatttagcctttaaaaaaaggATGGACATTTTGTCGTTTGCAACTCCGAGGataaacctgaaggacattatgctaagtgaaataagccaagcacagaaagatgaATCTCTTGTGATCTGATATATGTCaaagctaaaaaagttgaactcataacaatagagagtagaatgttaccagaggctggggcagagggcAAGAGAGAATGGGGAGTTGTTGGTCAAAGGGTGCAAAGATTGAGATAGGCAAGAGGAATATGTTTTGAAGTCTACTGAAGaacagggtgactgtagttaataataatatattgtatatttcagaataacagaaagaataaaatttaaatgtctcATCATAAAAATGATAAGGGAGATGATGGATGtcttaattagcttgatttaatcgtTCCACATTGTAGGCATGTATCAAACAGTCACACCATACCCATTAATATGTATGTgatttgtcaatttaaataatagtaataaaaggaGGGAAGAGATAGTTTTTCAGACAAGATGCAAATATTTTAAGACATCAGTTCTCTCtgaattgatctatagattcaatacaattccatTCAAAATCTCAGCAGAATTTTCTTAGAACTTGACAAGTCAACACAAAAATTTATGTCGCAGAGCAAAGTTGCCAAGGCACAACTGAATAAGAAGTGAGGAAACTTAAGTCTAGTTTATACCAAGACATATCCCGGAACTGTGGTGATTAAGCCACTCAAAATTATTGGCACAAAAGTGGACAAGTAGACAAACGACACAgagcagagagcccagaaacaaatcaAAACCTAAACAGAAAACTTATTGGGTCAGAGGTGATGCTGCACGTATCAGTGTGTAAAGGAAGgtccattcaataaatgttggcacAGTCGTTATCTgttgagaagaaaattaaatagaacCACTACCTCATTATATAACAAAGTACAATCAAAGTATTAAACCTATAGGAGAATTTATAGAAACCTATTTCTTCCATTGTGGGGAACAAGGTGACTCCTTAAAGAAGAATTGAACTGTGTCTTTTGTTCACCAATAACTAAAATGTCTGTGGGATTGTTTTTCAGATACCTTTTTCGAGCCTATATCATGGCACCTGGctaccaaagtactgggaatactCTGCTGTGGCCTATTTTTTGGCATTGTTGGACTGCAGATTTTCTTCTCCAAATTCCAGGgtaagcaagagagagaagcatGGGCCAGTGCCTTATTCATGGTTCCAGCAGGGACAGGATCAGAGATGCTCCCACATCCCAGCTGCTTCTCTTCTTCTAGTCCTAGCCTCCAGGGGCCCAGGCCCAAAAAAGTAATCATCCTTCTCTAGGGTATTCTAACATCTCTTCCTCTGGAAATATCAACTACGACAGGCCCTTGCTACTTCATTTAGGTCAAATAATAAGGGGATGAATGATTTTCAGTACCTATAGAGAGAGCTTGGATAATTTTCCATGAACACCACCAAGACTcctattaaaaagttttaatgtgGTGAACAAATTCATAAAGGAGGAAGCAAAAGTGACTGAcaataagataaaattatattcagTCTCAATAAGACTTTTCACCCCCAAAACCAATTTCCTCCTCCTTGGGAGTGACACTTCCCCTTGGGGGTGAGGCCACCCCCGCCTCCCCTCCCAGCCGCCTTCTCCCATCTCCATCCCCACCTCCACAGCATCCCAGCTGTTGTCCCTCTCCTTAGCATGCACCTTCCTGATCTCTTGCTCCACCCCAGAGAGCCACACTCcgtgcaggggctggggagacGAGCACATATAAGTGTCCTAGGAGAGGCCCTGCCCTTCACACCTGCAGCTCGTCCCACCTGTGCAAGGAGCCAGCGTCGTGTTTGTACCTTGCACACTCCTGTGTCCACCACTGAATATACTGTTTCTGTTTCAGGGAAAATCCAGGCGGAACTGGGTGAGTATGTGTCATGTCCTGAGCCTCCCACACATGGTTCTCCCGGGTCCCTCCCTGATCCACAGTTTGAGCCTCTGGACGACCCTGGCTGCAGGCTGGACAGGAAGCACCGGCAGGTGGAGGAGAGCACCTGCTCGCTCTCTCCATCCACTGCTCATGAGTTACCCCTCGGACATCTGGAGGGCTTAGGATAGGCCCCGGGGCCTGGGAGTCCCCACAAATTGTCTGTGCCTGTTGCCCGTTGGtttgctgtgtgtgtggtggggggaggtgtTGATCCTGAGCTCTGAGGGTGTGTGGGCCACAGTGAGGAACCTGAGAAAAATTTGTGGGTGATCCTCGACCTCCCCTGGCCTGATGCTTTGAGACTTTATCCAGTTCTGTATCAACCACTAAATAGTCTGCTTTTTGTTTCGTGGAAACTCCAGGATAAACTGGGTGAGAGTGTTATCACTCGCAGGGATTTCCTCCCACGCCCTCCCTGGGCCCCCGCTCTGTGACGTCAACCTcttacatgttttttgtttttgtttttcagactggAGAAGAAAGCACGGACAGGCaggtaaaagaaaatattcctcTTCACACATTTATGACTCCTTTCCAAGTCTCTCGTTTATGGATTTTTATATCCTGAGGCCCGTGGGTCCCTGCAGAGCCAAGCTTGTGATGGGAACTCAGAAGTTGCAGATTCTGGGGGAGGTGCGTTTTGTAGAGAAGCCCCATAGCCTTCTTCAGATCTCTTGAGAGGGTCCATGACACTCAAAAAGGGTCCCAATCCTTggtctctcccttctccctgcgCCGTTTCCCACGTGAGCACTGAACTGCCTGCTCTCTCTGCTTGCTTTCAGAATTGAGAGACGCCCGGAAACACGCAGGTACCAACGCCTGAGAGGGTGACAGTGGGACAGAATCTCAGGTGGACATGAGAGGGGGAACTGAACAGGGACAGATACGGGAACACAGAGTGATGCTGAGACCCATCCTGCCTGCGGATGGAGAAACTGGATGCTTGATCGCCCCCAAGGGTTCAGTGCCCCCAGACACACTTCTTCCCCTTGGTCTAGAAGGGGAGAAGACAGGGACTGGGTAAACGGGAGACGGGGGGGTCTTTGGCACAGTTTCAGGGAATTGAGGGCACTAGTGACTGGTCAGGGGTCTGAGCTGAGGGGAAGGAAGTAAAGTCAGGCAGAAAATTCTGAGTGGGAGGAAGTTAGATAGTGGAGTCCCTCCAGCTCTTATGAATCAAATAGTTTTATGTATGAAGGGACAGTGGCAGGGTTGGGTGATAGGCCGAGACTGGGACGTCATATTGAGACATATCTAGACATTGATGAGTCCTCCAGGCTGCACTGGTGATGAGAGGACCTGAAAGGCAGTGTCTGAGGGAGGCTCAGGTCCGGGGCCTCACCTATGCCACCCAGAGCCAGTCTGCAGTGGGAGGGTCGACCTCTTGTTCCAGCCCAGATTTCCTCTTCAGTAACTCATGCTTCCTCTCTCCCCGACCGCACCCCAGTGGAGGTGACTCTGGATCCAGAGACGGCTCACCCGCAGCTCTGCGTTTCTAATCTGAAAACTGTAACCGAGAGAAAAGCTCCCCAGGATGTGCCTCACTCTGAGAAGCGATTTACAAGGAAGAGTGTGGTGGCTTCTCAGAGTTTCCAAGCAGGGAAACATTACTGGGAGGTGGACGGAGGACACAATAAAAGGTGGCGCGTGGGAGTGTGCCGGGATGATGTGGACAGGAGGAAGGAGTACGTGACTTTGTCTCCCGATCATGGGTACTGGGTCCTCAGACTGAATGGAGAACATTTGTATTTCACATTAAATCCCCGTTTTATCAGCGTCTTCCCCAGGACCCCACCTACAAAAATAGGGGTCTTCCTGGACTATGAGTGTGGGACCATCTCCTTCTTCAACATAAATGACCAGTCCCTTATTTATACCCTGACATGTCGGTTTGAAGGCTTATTGAGGCCCTACATTGAGTATCCGTCCTATAATGAGCAAAATGGAACTCCCATAGTCATCTGCCCAGTCACCCAGGAGTCAGAGAGAGAGGCCTCTTGGCAAAGGGCCTCTACAATCCCAGAGACAAGCAACAGTGAGTCCTCCTCACAGGCAACCACGCCCTTCCTCCCCAGGGGTGATGTGTAGGATGAATCACATCCCACATTCTTCTTTAGGGATATTAAGGTCTCTCTCCCAGATCCAAAGTCCCGCAGCGGCTGGCCAAGGTGGCTTCCAGATGAAGGGGGACTGGCCTGTCCACATGGGAGTCAGGTGTCATGGCTGCCCTGAGTTGGGAGGGAAGAAGGCTGACATTACATTTAGTTTGCTCTCACTCCATCTGGCTAAGTGATCTTGAAATACCACCTCTCAGGTGAGGAACCATCAGGAATTCCCATCTCACAGGCTGTGGTGTAGATTAAGTAGACAAGGAATGTGAATAATGCTTAGATCTTATTGATGACAGAGTGTATCCTAATGGTTTGTTCATTATATTACACTTTCAGTAAGgtctttgcttgtttatttcaCATGAATTTATTGTTCCCTACTTCAAATCACCCATGAAACaggcacctgctctgtgccagagCCAGAGGGAAGGTGGcacttccattgcattctataGAGCCCGCATTACTTTCATACCAAAACCGGACaaggacattacaagaaaagaaaggaaaactacacGTCCATATCCCCCATGAACTTAGACacaaatattctaattaaaattttagcaaactgaat is from Pan troglodytes isolate AG18354 chromosome 4, NHGRI_mPanTro3-v2.0_pri, whole genome shotgun sequence and encodes:
- the BTNL8 gene encoding butyrophilin-like protein 8 isoform X4, encoding MHGLFDVEISLTVQENAGSISCSMQHAHLSQEVESRVQIGDTFFEPISWHLATKVLGILCCGLFFGIVGLQIFFSKFQGKIQAELDWRRKHGQAELRDARKHAVEVTLDPETAHPQLCVSNLKTVTERKAPQDVPHSEKRFTRKSVVASQSFQAGKHYWEVDGGHNKRWRVGVCRDDVDRRKEYVTLSPDHGYWVLRLNGEHLYFTLNPRFISVFPRTPPTKIGVFLDYECGTISFFNINDQSLIYTLTCRFEGLLRPYIEYPSYNEQNGTPIVICPVTQESEREASWQRASTIPETSNSESSSQATTPFLPRGDV
- the BTNL8 gene encoding butyrophilin-like protein 8 isoform X2: MAMNKGHGKAFAKGRGFSVCVSLGSVPLISIAGYVDRDIQLLCQSSGWFPRPTAKWKGPQGQDLSTDSRTNRDMHGLFDVEISLTVQENAGSISCSMQHAHLSQEVESRVQIGDTFFEPISWHLATKVLGILCCGLFFGIVGLQIFFSKFQGKIQAELDWRRKHGQAELRDARKHAVEVTLDPETAHPQLCVSNLKTVTERKAPQDVPHSEKRFTRKSVVASQSFQAGKHYWEVDGGHNKRWRVGVCRDDVDRRKEYVTLSPDHGYWVLRLNGEHLYFTLNPRFISVFPRTPPTKIGVFLDYECGTISFFNINDQSLIYTLTCRFEGLLRPYIEYPSYNEQNGTPIVICPVTQESEREASWQRASTIPETSNSESSSQATTPFLPRGDV
- the BTNL8 gene encoding butyrophilin-like protein 8 isoform X3; the encoded protein is MAMNKGHGKAFAKALGSVPLISIAGYVDRDIQLLCQSSGWFPRPTAKWKGPQGQDLSTDSRTNRDMHGLFDVEISLTVQENAGSISCSMQHAHLSQEVESRVQIGDTFFEPISWHLATKVLGILCCGLFFGIVGLQIFFSKFQGKIQAELDWRRKHGQAELRDARKHAVEVTLDPETAHPQLCVSNLKTVTERKAPQDVPHSEKRFTRKSVVASQSFQAGKHYWEVDGGHNKRWRVGVCRDDVDRRKEYVTLSPDHGYWVLRLNGEHLYFTLNPRFISVFPRTPPTKIGVFLDYECGTISFFNINDQSLIYTLTCRFEGLLRPYIEYPSYNEQNGTPIVICPVTQESEREASWQRASTIPETSNSESSSQATTPFLPRGDV
- the BTNL8 gene encoding butyrophilin-like protein 8 isoform X1, which codes for MEVRFFRGQFSSVVHLYRDGKDQPFMQMPQYQGRTKLVKDSIAEGRISLRLENITVLDAGLYGCRISSQSYYQKAIWELQVSALGSVPLISIAGYVDRDIQLLCQSSGWFPRPTAKWKGPQGQDLSTDSRTNRDMHGLFDVEISLTVQENAGSISCSMQHAHLSQEVESRVQIGDTFFEPISWHLATKVLGILCCGLFFGIVGLQIFFSKFQGKIQAELDWRRKHGQAELRDARKHAVEVTLDPETAHPQLCVSNLKTVTERKAPQDVPHSEKRFTRKSVVASQSFQAGKHYWEVDGGHNKRWRVGVCRDDVDRRKEYVTLSPDHGYWVLRLNGEHLYFTLNPRFISVFPRTPPTKIGVFLDYECGTISFFNINDQSLIYTLTCRFEGLLRPYIEYPSYNEQNGTPIVICPVTQESEREASWQRASTIPETSNSESSSQATTPFLPRGDV